In the genome of Croceimicrobium hydrocarbonivorans, one region contains:
- the ric gene encoding iron-sulfur cluster repair di-iron protein — protein sequence MENRAIGEVVAEDYRTATVFKSYNIDFCCQGGRSIAEACEKKGVSIWELLKDLEKAQSEGLDPAVDFKTWPLDVLVNYIEQRHHKYVEKRSIEIKPFLDKLCRVHGERHPELLEINGLFSTAISALSQHMKKEELVLFPYVRKMVKSEMSGEPIKMASFGEVHNPIGMMVYEHDAEGERFREISRLSNNYQCPPDGCNTYQVTFALLKEFEDDLHLHIHLENNILFPAAKPLEGRLKSQGLIEA from the coding sequence ATGGAAAATCGTGCCATTGGTGAAGTGGTAGCGGAAGACTATCGTACGGCCACAGTTTTTAAATCTTACAACATTGATTTTTGTTGCCAGGGAGGGAGAAGTATTGCGGAGGCCTGTGAGAAGAAAGGGGTAAGCATCTGGGAATTATTAAAGGATTTGGAAAAGGCCCAATCCGAGGGCCTGGATCCTGCTGTTGATTTCAAAACCTGGCCTTTGGATGTTTTGGTGAACTATATTGAGCAAAGACATCATAAGTATGTGGAGAAGCGCAGTATTGAGATTAAGCCTTTTCTGGATAAACTATGTAGGGTGCATGGAGAAAGACATCCAGAGCTATTAGAGATTAACGGGCTGTTTAGTACCGCGATATCGGCTTTAAGCCAGCACATGAAGAAGGAAGAACTTGTGCTGTTTCCCTACGTTCGAAAAATGGTGAAAAGTGAAATGAGCGGTGAGCCCATAAAAATGGCTTCTTTTGGTGAAGTGCATAATCCTATTGGGATGATGGTATATGAGCACGATGCGGAAGGAGAGCGCTTTCGCGAAATATCCAGACTATCTAATAATTATCAATGTCCACCGGATGGATGTAATACCTACCAGGTCACATTTGCACTCTTGAAGGAGTTTGAAGATGATTTACATCTTCATATCCATTTGGAAAATAATATTCTTTTTCCGGCTGCGAAACCATTGGAAGGTAGGCTTAAATCTCAGGGCTTAATTGAGGCCTAA
- a CDS encoding adenosylcobalamin-dependent ribonucleoside-diphosphate reductase, with product MSSVPTEDLIQNEPFTYEEALKSAIEYFKGDELAAGVWLNKYALKDSQGNIYERSPADMHQRMASEISRVESKYANPLSKEDVFEVLDRFQYIVPQGGPMTGIGNQYQIASLSNCFVIGNDGRGDSYGSIMKVDEEQVQLMKRRGGVGHDLSHIRPKGSPVKNSALSSTGIVPFMERYSNSTREVAQDGRRGALMLSISVDHPDSESFIDAKLDGTKVTGANVSVRISDAFMKAALNGEQYKQTFPLNSSNPSVIREVDAAALWKKIVHNAWASAEPGILFWDTVIRESVPDSYADFGFRTVSTNPCGEIPLCPYDSCRLLAINLLSYVDNPFSEAATFNFEKFKKHIRIAHRIADDIIDLELEKIDAILAKVNSDPESDETKRTEVLLWEKIREKAIQGRRTGIGITAEGDMLAALGLRYGSEESIDFSEEVHKFLALETYRGSVELAKERGAFPIYDAKLESKNPFISRLGEADPDLIKEMKIYGRRNIALLTIAPTGTTSLMTQTTSGIEPVFMVFYKRRKKINPNDTNTRTDFVDDLGDHWQEFNVFHHQFAAWLKQNGHDLTEVENMKEEQLNELVAQSPYAGSTARDVDWPSKVRLQGKVQKWVDHSISVTVNIPEDTSEEMVGDIYRIAWESGCKGITVYREGSRSGVLVSSTEKKKEQNFIAERKAPERPHSLDARIVRFNNNEERWIAVIGLLNDHPYEIFTGRTEDSFHLPHWCKSGFVLKNKDEQGKSRYDFQYKDRDGYRITIEGLSRSFNPEYWNYAKLISGVLRHGMPLLDVIHMVGNLHLDDEFLNTWKNGVIRALKMFVPDGTRALDSTCSECGEDSLVYEEGCLNCKNCGHSKCG from the coding sequence ATGAGTTCTGTACCAACGGAAGACTTAATACAAAACGAACCATTTACCTATGAAGAAGCCTTAAAATCTGCAATTGAATATTTTAAGGGCGATGAACTGGCCGCCGGAGTTTGGCTGAATAAATATGCCCTCAAAGACTCTCAAGGGAATATCTACGAAAGGAGCCCTGCAGATATGCATCAGCGTATGGCAAGTGAGATCAGCCGCGTTGAAAGCAAGTATGCGAATCCCTTAAGTAAGGAAGATGTTTTTGAGGTTTTAGATCGCTTTCAATACATCGTGCCGCAAGGTGGACCGATGACCGGGATTGGTAATCAGTATCAAATTGCCTCCCTTTCCAACTGTTTCGTGATTGGTAATGATGGGCGTGGGGATTCCTACGGTTCTATTATGAAGGTAGATGAGGAGCAAGTGCAACTGATGAAACGTCGCGGCGGCGTGGGGCACGATTTATCCCACATCCGCCCTAAGGGCTCACCGGTAAAAAACTCCGCATTAAGTTCTACAGGTATTGTTCCTTTTATGGAACGCTACAGTAATTCTACTCGTGAGGTAGCGCAAGATGGTCGTCGTGGTGCCTTGATGTTAAGCATCTCGGTAGATCATCCGGATTCCGAATCCTTTATTGATGCCAAATTAGATGGTACCAAGGTGACCGGAGCCAATGTTTCAGTTCGAATTAGCGATGCTTTTATGAAGGCCGCCTTGAATGGTGAGCAGTATAAACAAACCTTTCCGCTAAACTCTTCCAATCCATCCGTAATTAGAGAGGTGGATGCTGCAGCTTTGTGGAAGAAGATCGTTCACAATGCCTGGGCCTCAGCAGAACCCGGTATTTTGTTTTGGGATACGGTAATCCGTGAATCGGTTCCAGACTCCTATGCCGACTTTGGTTTTAGAACCGTGTCTACTAACCCTTGTGGTGAAATTCCACTCTGCCCTTATGATTCGTGCCGACTGCTGGCGATTAATCTATTGTCTTATGTAGATAATCCCTTTAGTGAGGCAGCGACATTTAATTTTGAAAAGTTTAAAAAGCACATTCGCATCGCCCATCGGATTGCGGATGATATTATCGACCTGGAATTAGAGAAAATCGATGCCATTTTGGCCAAGGTGAACTCAGATCCAGAGAGTGATGAAACCAAGAGAACCGAAGTTTTACTTTGGGAAAAGATTCGCGAGAAAGCCATTCAAGGACGGAGAACCGGAATTGGTATCACCGCTGAAGGGGATATGTTAGCTGCATTGGGCCTTCGTTATGGTTCGGAAGAGTCCATTGACTTTTCGGAAGAGGTACACAAATTCCTAGCTTTGGAAACCTATCGGGGCTCTGTAGAATTAGCTAAGGAAAGAGGTGCTTTCCCCATTTATGACGCTAAACTTGAAAGTAAGAATCCGTTTATCAGTCGTCTAGGTGAAGCTGATCCTGATCTGATCAAGGAAATGAAGATTTACGGTCGTAGGAATATTGCCTTACTGACCATCGCCCCCACTGGTACCACCAGTTTAATGACCCAAACCACATCCGGAATCGAACCCGTGTTTATGGTATTCTATAAGCGGAGGAAGAAGATTAATCCGAATGACACCAATACCCGCACGGATTTCGTGGATGATTTAGGCGATCACTGGCAAGAGTTTAATGTATTCCATCACCAATTTGCAGCCTGGCTTAAGCAAAACGGCCACGATCTGACTGAGGTGGAAAATATGAAGGAAGAGCAATTAAATGAATTGGTTGCTCAATCACCCTATGCTGGATCTACCGCCAGAGATGTAGACTGGCCCAGTAAAGTGCGCTTGCAAGGAAAGGTTCAAAAATGGGTGGATCACTCTATTAGCGTAACAGTAAATATTCCAGAGGATACTTCCGAAGAAATGGTGGGCGATATTTATCGTATCGCTTGGGAAAGTGGATGTAAAGGCATTACCGTGTACCGTGAAGGTAGTCGTTCTGGAGTTCTGGTTTCATCCACAGAGAAAAAGAAAGAACAGAACTTTATCGCCGAGCGCAAAGCTCCCGAACGTCCTCATTCTTTGGATGCCCGCATTGTGCGTTTCAATAATAATGAAGAGCGTTGGATTGCGGTGATTGGCTTGCTCAATGATCATCCCTACGAAATCTTTACCGGTAGAACAGAGGACTCCTTCCACTTACCGCATTGGTGTAAATCAGGTTTTGTGCTTAAGAATAAAGATGAGCAAGGCAAAAGCCGCTATGATTTCCAATACAAAGACCGTGATGGATATCGCATTACCATCGAAGGCTTGTCGCGATCCTTTAACCCTGAATATTGGAATTATGCCAAACTCATTAGTGGGGTATTGCGCCATGGAATGCCGCTCTTAGATGTAATTCACATGGTAGGTAATCTGCATTTGGATGATGAGTTCTTAAACACCTGGAAGAACGGGGTGATTCGGGCTTTGAAGATGTTTGTGCCTGATGGAACCCGTGCATTGGATAGTACCTGCAGTGAATGTGGTGAGGACTCCTTAGTTTATGAGGAAGGTTGCTTGAATTGCAAGAATTGCGGGCATAGTAAGTGCGGCTAG
- the nosD gene encoding nitrous oxide reductase family maturation protein NosD, producing MNRYLVVIVIVMVWGVTAMAKEWEVGPSRAVTSLYQAIEMANPQDTICVNPGDYKLSHTLVLKKAVHLIACGEVRLYAPEKAGIFEVRADSVSISGFTLLNVPKSYTKDLAAIWVDYAQHFELRDNHIKDCFFGIFCTKSQNGKIAGNQIYGNAKEEHSSANAIHLWHCDSVQISANQVEHHRDGIYLEFTDNSVIDQNLSRDNLRYGLHFMFSNNDIYHNNTFSKNGAGVAVMFSDHIKMTGNHFLENWGRASYGLLLKEIYDSQIKGNTFEKNTTGIFSEGSSRIAFEANHFKANGWAIRMRGSSMDNEISFNNFVSNSFDIATDAKKDHNRYFNNYWDSYEGYDLNRDGLGDVPHRPVNLFSYLVSRIDESIILLKSSFIEVLNFAEKVAPAVTPTNLVDEEPLMKPML from the coding sequence ATGAACAGATATTTGGTTGTTATAGTCATAGTGATGGTTTGGGGCGTGACCGCCATGGCCAAAGAGTGGGAAGTGGGTCCCTCTCGGGCGGTCACTTCCCTTTATCAAGCTATTGAAATGGCCAATCCTCAGGATACCATTTGTGTTAATCCTGGAGATTACAAGCTTAGCCACACACTTGTGCTAAAAAAAGCGGTGCATCTCATTGCTTGCGGTGAAGTGAGGCTTTATGCCCCCGAAAAAGCCGGAATCTTTGAAGTACGCGCTGACTCTGTTAGCATCAGTGGTTTTACCCTACTCAATGTTCCCAAGAGCTACACCAAAGATTTAGCCGCCATCTGGGTGGATTATGCCCAGCACTTTGAGCTCCGCGACAATCATATTAAAGATTGCTTTTTTGGCATTTTCTGCACCAAATCTCAAAATGGAAAAATCGCCGGCAATCAGATTTACGGTAATGCCAAGGAAGAACATTCCTCCGCTAATGCCATTCACCTCTGGCATTGCGATAGTGTACAGATCAGCGCTAATCAGGTAGAACATCATCGGGATGGTATTTATCTCGAATTCACGGATAATTCGGTGATCGACCAAAATTTAAGCCGTGATAACCTCCGTTATGGCCTGCATTTTATGTTCAGCAATAATGACATCTACCACAATAATACCTTCAGCAAAAATGGAGCAGGAGTAGCCGTAATGTTTAGTGATCATATTAAAATGACCGGCAATCATTTTCTGGAAAACTGGGGCCGGGCTTCCTACGGACTGCTCTTAAAAGAAATTTACGATAGTCAGATTAAAGGCAACACCTTCGAGAAAAACACCACCGGCATCTTTAGTGAAGGAAGTAGCCGCATTGCTTTTGAAGCCAATCATTTTAAAGCCAATGGCTGGGCCATCCGCATGCGGGGCAGTTCCATGGATAACGAAATTTCCTTCAACAACTTTGTATCCAATAGCTTCGACATCGCCACCGATGCGAAGAAAGACCATAATCGCTATTTTAATAATTACTGGGATAGCTATGAAGGATACGACCTTAACAGAGATGGCTTAGGAGATGTCCCACATCGCCCGGTTAATCTGTTTAGCTACCTGGTTTCGAGGATCGACGAAAGCATCATCCTACTTAAAAGCTCCTTTATCGAAGTACTCAATTTTGCGGAGAAAGTAGCACCGGCCGTTACCCCCACTAATCTGGTCGACGAAGAACCTTTAATGAAGCCCATGCTCTAG
- a CDS encoding RrF2 family transcriptional regulator, translating into MFSKACEYGIKAMIYIAQQDAGQRVGLKQIAQATDSPEAFTAKILQMLARNGVLVSFKGPSGGFSLPKDAGSVHLNQIVSAIDGDEIFTGCGLGLAQCDGNKPCPVHFKFASVRDGLSHMLHSTSLKELADGLDSGKVFLKQ; encoded by the coding sequence ATGTTTTCTAAGGCATGTGAGTACGGTATAAAGGCTATGATTTACATCGCGCAGCAGGATGCTGGTCAGCGGGTAGGTTTGAAACAAATCGCCCAGGCCACCGATTCTCCGGAAGCTTTTACCGCTAAAATTTTGCAAATGTTGGCCCGTAATGGGGTACTGGTTTCTTTTAAGGGGCCAAGCGGTGGTTTTAGTTTACCTAAAGATGCTGGGAGTGTGCATTTGAATCAAATTGTGAGTGCCATTGATGGCGATGAGATCTTTACTGGATGTGGTTTAGGTCTTGCGCAATGTGATGGAAATAAGCCCTGTCCGGTACATTTTAAATTTGCTTCGGTGCGAGATGGTCTTTCGCATATGCTGCACAGTACAAGCCTTAAGGAATTGGCAGATGGCTTGGATTCTGGAAAGGTGTTTTTAAAGCAGTAG
- a CDS encoding FixH family protein, giving the protein MNISKKWGTRAFALGLALLSISCKKEPDNKGQTSPDSPLQNYVYYGEKSTAFADVKLYFAEDAFVGYNRVAVELFESGSQQRIENASLSFLPLMDMGTTKHSCPFDNPVYSAELEAYQGSATFIMPSSTMASWTFGLIVNHNGNIDTLSFNLEVKAKAKAKVISFISAADSLSAIFIALKEPSSPEIGLNTLELMVYEKESMMSFPPVSDFSIEVEPEMPSMGHGSPNNEDPISIAKGLYRGKVNFTMSGYWKLHLKIKDANGQTLNEDAAFDISF; this is encoded by the coding sequence ATGAATATCTCAAAAAAGTGGGGTACTAGGGCTTTTGCCTTAGGCCTGGCCCTGCTGTCTATTTCCTGCAAAAAAGAGCCGGATAACAAAGGGCAAACAAGTCCCGACAGTCCTTTACAGAATTACGTTTATTATGGTGAAAAGTCCACAGCTTTCGCCGATGTGAAACTCTACTTTGCTGAAGATGCTTTTGTGGGTTACAATCGCGTGGCGGTGGAACTATTTGAAAGCGGCAGTCAACAAAGAATTGAAAACGCTTCCCTATCATTTCTCCCCCTCATGGATATGGGCACCACCAAACATAGCTGCCCTTTCGACAACCCTGTTTACAGTGCAGAGCTTGAAGCTTATCAAGGTAGTGCCACCTTTATTATGCCCAGCAGTACTATGGCCAGCTGGACCTTTGGCCTGATTGTCAATCACAATGGAAATATCGACACCCTCAGCTTTAATCTTGAAGTGAAAGCTAAGGCCAAAGCCAAAGTGATCAGCTTTATTTCTGCTGCGGATAGCCTAAGTGCCATTTTCATTGCCCTAAAAGAGCCCAGCAGTCCGGAAATTGGTTTGAACACTCTGGAGCTGATGGTCTACGAAAAGGAAAGCATGATGTCATTTCCGCCTGTGAGCGATTTCAGTATCGAAGTAGAACCGGAAATGCCCTCCATGGGACATGGATCTCCCAACAACGAAGATCCCATATCGATTGCCAAAGGTCTTTATAGGGGCAAGGTAAATTTTACCATGAGCGGATACTGGAAGTTGCACCTGAAAATAAAAGATGCCAATGGCCAAACGCTGAATGAAGATGCCGCTTTCGACATCAGCTTTTAA
- a CDS encoding nitrous oxide reductase accessory protein NosL, translated as MSESKTHHIMKYFVLFAAISFLWGCKPEAKAIEYGKEACDYCRMSIVDERYAAQLVSTKGKSYSFDALECLLHYKSEHSEKWAMELVSDYQKPRHLIPAQGAWFLRSKNLPSPMGMYLTAVANEEEAKALQAQEGGSLYSYPELLAEFSTLPAL; from the coding sequence ATGAGCGAGTCTAAAACCCACCACATCATGAAATACTTTGTTCTTTTTGCCGCCATCAGTTTCTTATGGGGCTGTAAACCCGAAGCCAAGGCCATCGAGTACGGAAAAGAAGCTTGTGACTATTGTCGGATGAGTATCGTAGACGAAAGATATGCCGCTCAATTAGTAAGCACAAAAGGGAAGAGCTACAGCTTTGATGCCCTCGAATGCCTACTCCATTACAAGTCGGAGCACAGCGAAAAATGGGCTATGGAATTAGTAAGTGATTACCAAAAGCCCCGGCATTTGATTCCCGCTCAAGGGGCCTGGTTTTTAAGAAGTAAAAATCTCCCCAGCCCAATGGGAATGTACCTTACTGCTGTGGCCAATGAAGAGGAGGCCAAAGCCTTACAAGCACAAGAAGGAGGTAGCCTTTACAGCTATCCGGAACTGCTGGCCGAATTCAGCACATTACCAGCGCTATGA
- the nosZ gene encoding Sec-dependent nitrous-oxide reductase, translating into MKSFKPIWTMLIAALLLAAACTDTKAKKSSENKGAINKSSAAEKVYVAPGEYDEFYAFMSGGFSGQVSVYGLPSGRLLKVVPVFSVDGEKGYGFNEETKPLLETSHGFIPWDDAHHPELSQTNGKPDGKYLFINGNNTPRVARIDLSTFETAEIIELPNAGGNHSSPFTTENSEYVVAGTRFSVPIPQTDMSIADYKGKFKGSLSFISVDPEHGHMDVDFQVLMPGFDYDLAHGGKGKSHGWMFFTTYNTEESHTLKEVNASQNDKDYIAAINWKKAKEYIEQGKYKEMDSEYLINRYDEKKHLAESITRKKVRVLDPTECPGVVYFLPTPKSPHGVDVDPTGSYIIGNGKLNANLTVHSFDKMIQAIENKSFADEAYGIPVLNFEDVVAGTVESGGLGPLHTEFDGEGNAYTTFFISSEVVKWKLGTWEVLDRVPTYYSVGHLMIPGGDSKEPWGKYMVALNKITKDRYLPTGPELAHSAQLYDISGDKMELILDFPTIGEPHYAQAIAADIVMNRSKKIYPLEENEHPHVTKSEADARVEKNGNEVHVYMTTIRSHFAPDNIEGIEVGDKVYFHVTNLEQDWDVPHGFSVLGAQNAELLIMPGQTETLLWEPLKPGVFPFYCTDFCSALHQEMQGYLRVSAKGNAPAILASTGD; encoded by the coding sequence ATGAAATCCTTTAAACCAATTTGGACCATGCTCATTGCGGCTTTACTCCTAGCCGCAGCTTGCACCGATACCAAAGCAAAGAAGTCCAGCGAAAACAAAGGAGCTATTAACAAATCCTCGGCAGCCGAAAAAGTATATGTGGCTCCAGGCGAATACGATGAATTCTACGCTTTTATGTCTGGCGGATTCAGCGGTCAGGTAAGTGTTTATGGCTTACCCTCCGGTCGTCTTTTAAAGGTAGTACCCGTATTTTCTGTAGATGGTGAAAAAGGCTATGGTTTTAATGAAGAAACCAAACCGCTCTTAGAAACCAGCCATGGATTTATTCCCTGGGACGATGCCCACCACCCGGAGCTTTCGCAGACCAATGGTAAGCCTGATGGCAAATACCTCTTTATTAATGGTAATAACACCCCAAGGGTTGCCCGAATCGACCTCAGCACCTTTGAAACTGCTGAAATTATCGAATTGCCCAATGCCGGGGGTAACCATAGTTCTCCCTTCACTACCGAAAACAGTGAATATGTAGTGGCCGGTACCCGCTTTAGTGTGCCCATTCCTCAGACTGATATGAGCATCGCAGATTATAAAGGGAAATTTAAAGGTTCCTTATCCTTTATTTCTGTAGATCCTGAACATGGTCACATGGATGTTGACTTCCAGGTTTTAATGCCCGGTTTTGATTATGATCTTGCCCACGGAGGTAAAGGAAAATCCCATGGTTGGATGTTCTTTACTACCTATAATACCGAAGAGTCTCATACCCTTAAGGAGGTAAATGCCTCTCAAAATGACAAGGATTACATCGCAGCTATTAATTGGAAAAAGGCCAAAGAATACATCGAACAGGGTAAATACAAAGAGATGGATTCTGAGTACCTTATCAATCGCTACGACGAAAAGAAACACCTGGCCGAAAGCATCACCCGGAAAAAAGTTCGTGTTCTCGACCCCACCGAATGCCCTGGAGTGGTGTATTTCTTACCTACCCCTAAATCTCCACACGGAGTTGATGTAGACCCTACCGGATCCTATATTATCGGTAATGGTAAACTGAATGCCAATTTAACCGTGCACAGTTTCGACAAAATGATTCAAGCTATAGAAAACAAATCTTTTGCCGACGAAGCCTATGGAATTCCAGTACTAAACTTCGAAGATGTGGTTGCCGGTACCGTTGAAAGCGGAGGCTTAGGGCCCTTGCATACTGAGTTTGATGGCGAAGGCAATGCCTATACCACCTTCTTTATCAGTAGTGAAGTGGTAAAATGGAAATTAGGTACCTGGGAAGTATTAGACCGTGTACCAACTTATTATTCTGTAGGTCACTTGATGATCCCAGGTGGGGATAGTAAAGAACCTTGGGGTAAGTATATGGTAGCCTTAAACAAGATTACCAAAGATCGCTATTTACCTACTGGCCCCGAATTGGCGCACTCCGCTCAACTGTATGATATCTCTGGTGATAAGATGGAGCTCATTCTCGACTTCCCCACAATTGGTGAACCGCACTATGCTCAAGCCATTGCCGCTGATATTGTGATGAATCGAAGTAAGAAGATTTATCCACTGGAAGAAAATGAGCACCCCCATGTTACCAAAAGTGAAGCGGATGCTCGAGTGGAGAAAAATGGCAATGAAGTGCATGTGTATATGACCACTATTCGCAGCCATTTTGCGCCCGATAATATCGAAGGTATTGAAGTTGGCGACAAGGTCTACTTCCACGTAACCAATTTGGAGCAAGACTGGGATGTTCCCCATGGATTCTCAGTTTTGGGTGCACAAAATGCCGAATTACTGATTATGCCCGGGCAAACTGAAACCCTGCTTTGGGAACCTTTAAAACCAGGGGTATTCCCCTTCTATTGCACCGACTTTTGCTCCGCTTTGCACCAGGAAATGCAAGGCTACCTCAGAGTATCTGCCAAAGGCAATGCTCCGGCTATCCTGGCTAGTACCGGAGATTAA
- a CDS encoding cytochrome c — MRHLKVILSGVLLLALASCGRSNETQNTTSTHDSKSTEAPQTKAKTEAIDPMSSKGIGPISNVVLNDAIDDSMAAEGKAIFEQNCTACHKTDKKYIGPAPKDILERRTPEWIMNMIMNPNEMIQKDPVAKQVLAEANGAIMADQNISEEDARKILEFFRTL, encoded by the coding sequence ATGAGACACTTAAAAGTCATCCTGAGCGGAGTTCTACTACTAGCCCTCGCTTCATGTGGTAGAAGTAACGAAACTCAAAATACGACCAGCACCCACGATTCAAAAAGTACGGAAGCCCCACAAACAAAAGCCAAAACGGAAGCAATAGACCCTATGTCCAGCAAAGGTATTGGCCCAATAAGTAATGTGGTTCTGAATGATGCTATTGATGATAGCATGGCTGCTGAAGGGAAAGCCATCTTTGAGCAAAACTGCACGGCTTGCCACAAAACCGACAAAAAATACATCGGACCTGCACCCAAAGACATTTTGGAGCGCCGAACTCCCGAATGGATCATGAATATGATCATGAATCCAAATGAAATGATCCAAAAGGACCCAGTAGCTAAACAAGTCCTGGCCGAAGCTAATGGCGCCATCATGGCTGATCAAAACATCAGTGAAGAAGACGCCCGAAAAATTCTGGAATTTTTCAGAACCCTCTAA
- a CDS encoding ABC transporter permease yields the protein MNKVFKYCFLDLIRSRWTLAYGLFFILSSGGLLYLSGDSSKVVVSLMNVIILLVPLISMIYGMMYMYQVRDYVEILLAQPISRKSIFGGYILGLSAALSICVVLGLLIPLLFFDPQQIFQAQWLMLIGISVILTIIFCILASFLVLKHENRLKGFGIGLFIWLFLAVIYDGLFLVILVAFEAYPVEQMALGLTLANPVDMGRVLLIFQLDYSALMGYTGAIFEKFFGTLQGTVIIGFAYLLWIGFPSWLLLRKAQLKDF from the coding sequence ATGAATAAGGTATTTAAATATTGTTTTCTCGATTTGATCCGCAGTCGGTGGACCCTGGCCTATGGACTGTTTTTTATACTTAGCAGCGGCGGATTGCTTTACCTAAGTGGTGATAGCAGTAAGGTAGTGGTAAGTTTAATGAATGTAATTATCCTCTTGGTGCCGCTCATCAGTATGATTTACGGCATGATGTATATGTACCAGGTACGGGATTATGTGGAAATCCTCCTGGCGCAACCCATCTCCCGTAAAAGCATCTTTGGTGGATACATCCTGGGGCTGAGTGCCGCACTTAGCATTTGTGTGGTTTTGGGCTTACTGATACCACTACTCTTTTTTGATCCGCAGCAAATATTTCAGGCTCAATGGCTCATGCTAATTGGCATCTCAGTAATTCTGACCATTATCTTTTGCATCCTGGCCAGTTTTCTGGTCCTCAAACATGAAAATCGCCTAAAAGGCTTTGGCATTGGCTTATTCATTTGGCTATTCCTGGCGGTAATCTATGATGGCTTGTTCTTAGTAATCCTGGTTGCCTTCGAAGCCTATCCGGTGGAACAAATGGCTCTGGGACTTACCCTGGCCAACCCGGTAGATATGGGTCGGGTTTTACTCATCTTTCAATTAGATTACAGTGCCTTGATGGGTTATACCGGAGCCATATTTGAAAAGTTTTTTGGCACTCTTCAAGGTACAGTGATTATCGGATTTGCCTATTTGCTGTGGATCGGTTTCCCCTCATGGCTGCTCCTTCGAAAAGCGCAGCTCAAAGATTTTTAG
- a CDS encoding ABC transporter ATP-binding protein: MIEFKDIEKSFGRQAVLSGINLKFDQPGIFAILGPNGSGKTTLIKSLMGMVFPSAGEIWIDGRLKKGNEYRNSIAYLPQIARFPENLSVSEFLSFIENIRGQGSRKEELSVVFGLNDFKDKKLRTLSGGMRQKVNLVSALMYDTHTIILDEPTIGLDPIALINLKNWIRKEKEAGKTILLTTHIMDIVQELADEIVFILEGKVYYRGSQEELLSQTQTENTEQAIAQLLSLQKAS, translated from the coding sequence ATGATAGAATTTAAAGACATAGAAAAAAGCTTTGGTCGCCAAGCGGTACTATCGGGTATCAATTTAAAATTCGACCAGCCCGGAATTTTTGCCATCCTGGGACCCAATGGATCCGGGAAAACCACTTTAATAAAAAGCCTGATGGGGATGGTTTTTCCCTCCGCCGGAGAAATTTGGATTGATGGCCGTTTAAAGAAGGGGAATGAATATCGAAATTCCATTGCTTATCTCCCCCAAATTGCGCGCTTCCCCGAAAACCTCAGCGTGAGTGAATTCCTAAGTTTCATCGAAAACATCCGGGGACAAGGCAGTCGTAAAGAAGAGCTCAGTGTAGTTTTTGGTCTCAATGATTTTAAGGACAAAAAATTGAGAACCTTATCCGGAGGTATGCGCCAAAAAGTAAATCTGGTGAGTGCCTTAATGTATGACACCCACACTATTATTCTGGATGAGCCTACTATCGGACTGGATCCCATTGCTTTGATCAATCTCAAAAACTGGATTCGAAAAGAAAAAGAAGCGGGGAAAACCATCCTCCTTACCACGCATATCATGGACATCGTTCAAGAATTGGCCGATGAAATAGTTTTTATCCTCGAGGGTAAAGTGTATTACCGCGGTTCTCAAGAAGAACTTCTCAGCCAAACTCAAACGGAAAACACGGAACAGGCCATTGCTCAATTGCTCAGCCTGCAAAAAGCATCTTGA